CCGCATACTCCGGTTCACTAAAGTGGGTGTCGAGACAACCACTTAAATTTTAAATATGAGGAGGTCATGTGATGAAAAAAGCTTTAGTGCCGTTGCTGCTTGTCGCGCTGTTTGTGGTCAATGTGGCCGGGCCGGCATCCGCGCTCTGCCTCAAAAACGTATGGCCGGCGCCGGTTCCTGGTGAATATCTGCCGGTCGCGGATCTTTGGCTTGAGGATATATGGCCGGCTCCACCAGCTAATGATAGGTGTCTGCCGGCCGTACAACTACCTGGTGTACGGCTGCCGGTGAACGGGTAGTGATAAGAGGCTCGTAGTCCGGGGATTTTGCGGTTCGATTATTTTGTCATTCTGGTCGGTGCGCGGAAATGATATAGGGCGGCAACTGAACGATTCACTGACCAGCTGAGACTTGAACCGTAAAATCCCTTTATATACCAGCGAAAGGAGGTGAATCTAATGAAGAAAGCTTTAGCTATTTTACCGCTTGTCGGGATTCTTGTCCTTAGCATGGCCGGCAGCGCCTTTGCCAACCCGATCTACCAGGGCGGCTGGGGCAATTGGAATACCGCTATCAAGCATCAGAACGTAAACCAATCCGCCACGATTGTCAATGCGGCGTCCGCGACGTCGGGTTCCGCAGGTGCTATCGGCAATAACTCAATCGTGCCAATCACTACCAGAACAAGCGCAATCGCCCTGCATGGCACGGCAAAGAACCGCACCAATATTACCGCGAACAGTTTCGGCTTTGCAGTGGCCGCCAGCGCCCCCGCTACCTCTTTTAATGTCGTGGACAACGATGTAGTCCAAGTGGTTGTTCAGTAAGGCGAGCCGAGGCGCGAGAATATAAGCCCCCGCACCTCGGGTTTGAGTTACCGAAGCTGAGGTTGATGACCAGCATCAACCTCAGCTTCGGCTTTCACCGACACAAAACGGCGCTAAGCTAGTTCGCCGCAAAAAACCACCACTGGTCACCGTATTTCTTTGCGTAGAGATCCCAGGTCTTCGTGGTCTGTCCCGAGCCCGCGAACTCGATAACACCGTCGATGCGAATCTTTGCGACCTCGCTATATGTTTGGCCCGTATCGGGATGCCGCCAGGTCTTAAGCATGTTAGCCCGCGCTACTTCGAACGAGACGATTTTTAGGGAGTATTCTCTCTGTATCGCGTTCTTGTATTCGATATATTCGGCGCGCGAGACTTTCGCCTGCTCCTCGGGGCAGAGAAATTTATAGGTCTCGCCATGGAGATTCTCCTGCTTCGTCTTCATCCAGCGGCGCGCCGCTTCCTCGGGCGAGAGGCATAAGCCCACCGCGACTTTGTTCGAACCTTTCGTGATGTTGACGGTGCGCTCCACGGGCTCGTAGCCGTCTCCGCCGATGCGGATGGCGTGTTTTCCGGTTGCCAGGTCGCGCGCGAGAAACTTCCCGGACTTTACCATTATCGGCGGTCGGTCATCTATTACGACCTGCGCGTTATCCGGCGGACTCTGCCCGGGATATGATTCAGCCAGCTCGCCTCGGAGGTCGCCCTTGAGACCCAAGGCGACCTTTATAGTCCGCAGGCGGTTTTCTTGGGCGGGCGCCCAGTAATCGTACGTCGATCCCAGGACGACCGCGGCTAAGAGAAGGATGCCCAAAAAAACCCACGTCTTACGTAAACGACCTTTTCGCTCGACGCGCATATCGCTGCGCGAAGGATAATCGCTAAGCATAGCTTACCACCCCCAAATCAATAATCTGTCTTATGATTACCCAGAGAATCGCTGTGTAAAACTGCTGGAGGCCAATTAATAATAAGACGCTTCCAAGGATTAAAAAGCCTTGTTTAGCGTCGATGTCGGACACGCGTACCCAAGCGAATTCAACAGGCTTATGACTAAATCGGCGGACAAACGGGAAAATGACAAGTAAATACTTTTAGGGTAGCCCGAGGTAGTCAAGTCCGGCACGAGGGAAGATCGAGATGATGAAGATGAGCGACTGCCCGCTACGGGGAATGGATTCGGCCTCCTGTGTCATAAACAACCAAACCCTGATAGTGCAATCGTCGAACAAGAAACTCTATATCCTTAACGGCGCGGGCACAAAAATATGGGAGCTTGCCGACGGCAAGCATGCTATCGCCGATATCTTGGCGCGCCTCAGACGCGAGAGCCGCAAGCCGGATATTCAGCTCCGAAGCGAAACACAGGCCTTCATCGAAGAGCTGGTTTCGCGAGGGGTCTTGGTGCTCCTTAAGAAATCGCCGGATGTCGCGGCTTAGCGGCTTTCAGGCGCTTGCTAACCGTAAACCTTACGCTTATCCACGGCAATCCACTTTGGGGATAAACTGTGGAGTAATAGTCGAGCTTCCCAGGTAGCAGGCGTATAAACGCTCGACCCGGCGTCGAGCAATCACGCCTTCGCTCAGCGTCGAGACCGCAATATCTGGTAGACAAGGTAGAGACCGAGAATACTCGCCAGAATAAACCCGAGCAGCCCCAGGGCCGGGAAACCTAAGACCTTCGGCCCCACTTCGGCCGAGATGACCAACCCCGAACCCAAGACGATGGCGCTGACGATGAGCGCTACGGCCAGCAGGTTCGCCGAACGGCTAATCGTCTTCTCCAGGCTCTCCAGCCGGTGGTGCTCGAACTTGATTCTGAAGTCGTCTTTTACCAGCTTATCGGTGAGCAGGCCCAGATGGCGCGGCAGGCTTACCAGGAAGTCGCTCGTCTCCAGGGTCGCGCCGAAGAGCTTTACCGCCGAGAACTGCGAGCGCAACCTGGTCAAGACAATCCGCGTTATCGAGGCGCGCAGCGCCTCCGAGTAGTCGAAGTCGGGGTCGAGGCGTCGCACGATGCCGTCTACCAGCACGACCGTCTTCGCGAGGAGCGCGAAGTTACTCGGCACTTTTATATGGTTTCGCGTAATTACCGCGATCAAACCATTAAGTACGTCGGACAAGCCGATCGCCTCAATGGCGCGGCCGTAATATCGCGTAGTCAGGTTCCCGATGTCGCGAGAGAGCTGGTCGAAGTTGGTATCCTCGCCGCGCACGCCCAAATACATGACCGTCTCCGTCACGCCGTCACTGTTCCGGTCGACGAGGTCGATCAATATGCGCGCGATTTGCGACTGTAGATTCCCGTCGAGCCGCCC
The Actinomycetota bacterium genome window above contains:
- a CDS encoding PqqD family protein, yielding MMKMSDCPLRGMDSASCVINNQTLIVQSSNKKLYILNGAGTKIWELADGKHAIADILARLRRESRKPDIQLRSETQAFIEELVSRGVLVLLKKSPDVAA